In the genome of Hymenobacter taeanensis, one region contains:
- a CDS encoding GH92 family glycosyl hydrolase, whose protein sequence is MVAFSLHWPSRVVSWCWALLTAYCLLSSSLPAPAQSLTSYVDPLIGTGGHGHVFLGANVPFGAVQLGPQNIFKGWDWCSGYHYSDSLITGFSHTHLSGTGASDLGDVLIMPYTGAVQTDKGRQQAPHQGYLSRFSHQRETAKPGYYAVTLDDYGVRAELTSTARVGLHKYTFPAGAKPAHIIIDLKEGVDDTATETYLEQIDPQTYVGYRFSKGWATDQRLYFAIKTSVPIPQFAVYNEAQPLAGKKGQGLAIKGLFSFAKTPGTILLKVGISPVSSQNALANIQSEMPGWDFAKVQRAAEAEWNRELGKVTIETHDPAARRIFYTAMYHALFAPALFNDVNRDYRGTDKKVYPKAPFVNYTTFSLWDTYRTAHSLFLLAQPERVGDMMQSMLAIQQQQGKLPIWHLMGNETNTMVGYSAVPALAEAYLKGTPGLDGNQVLAAMKASSTRNDQGVRYLKELGFIPADKESESVAKAMEYAIDDWSIAQVAKKLGRQEDYATYSARAKYYQKYFDPHTRFMRGLTTDGKFQLPFNPIQSIHRQNNYTEGNAWQYTWLVPHDVPGLIRLFGSDTAFTQKLDSLFIVQGSLGESASPDISGLIGMYAHGNEPSHATVYLYPYAGQQWKTAEKVRQVLREMYKDKPDGISGNEDCGQMSAWYILSAMGFYPVSPSSGAYVLGSPIVDKATLRLPKGKTFVIDVKHNEPQNQYIQSVRLNGKSYPNSYLLHRDIVAGGTLELTMGPQPNREFGTAPANRPREVYP, encoded by the coding sequence ATGGTTGCATTTTCCCTGCATTGGCCCTCTAGAGTCGTTTCCTGGTGTTGGGCTCTGTTAACGGCTTATTGCCTACTAAGTAGTTCGCTGCCAGCACCTGCCCAAAGCCTGACCTCGTACGTTGACCCCCTGATTGGTACGGGCGGTCATGGGCACGTATTTCTTGGGGCTAATGTGCCATTTGGAGCGGTGCAACTGGGGCCACAGAACATTTTTAAAGGGTGGGACTGGTGCTCAGGGTACCATTACTCCGACAGTCTCATCACGGGCTTTTCGCACACGCATCTGAGCGGCACCGGTGCTTCTGACCTGGGTGATGTACTCATTATGCCTTACACCGGAGCCGTGCAAACAGATAAGGGCCGGCAACAGGCACCTCACCAGGGGTATTTGTCGCGGTTTTCGCACCAGCGAGAAACGGCCAAGCCCGGCTATTACGCCGTTACGCTTGATGACTATGGGGTTAGGGCGGAGCTAACCAGCACGGCTCGTGTAGGCCTGCACAAGTACACTTTCCCGGCTGGCGCCAAGCCGGCTCACATCATCATTGATTTGAAAGAGGGCGTAGATGATACAGCCACCGAAACCTACCTGGAACAGATAGACCCGCAAACCTACGTGGGCTACCGTTTTTCAAAGGGGTGGGCCACCGACCAGCGCCTGTACTTCGCCATTAAAACGTCGGTGCCTATTCCGCAATTCGCCGTGTATAATGAGGCACAGCCACTGGCCGGCAAAAAAGGGCAAGGCCTCGCCATTAAGGGCCTGTTTAGCTTTGCCAAAACGCCGGGCACCATCCTCTTAAAAGTGGGTATCTCGCCCGTGAGCAGCCAGAATGCGCTGGCTAACATTCAGTCAGAAATGCCCGGGTGGGACTTTGCCAAGGTGCAACGCGCCGCCGAGGCGGAGTGGAACCGTGAGCTGGGCAAAGTAACCATTGAAACCCACGACCCAGCGGCACGGCGCATTTTTTACACCGCCATGTACCACGCGCTCTTTGCTCCGGCCTTGTTTAATGACGTGAACCGGGACTACCGCGGTACCGATAAGAAAGTGTATCCCAAAGCGCCCTTTGTCAACTACACTACTTTCTCGCTCTGGGATACGTACCGCACGGCGCACTCACTGTTTCTGCTGGCCCAACCTGAGCGGGTAGGGGATATGATGCAGTCCATGCTGGCTATTCAGCAGCAGCAAGGCAAGCTGCCCATCTGGCACCTGATGGGCAACGAAACCAATACTATGGTGGGCTACAGTGCCGTGCCAGCCCTGGCAGAGGCCTACCTGAAAGGCACGCCTGGCCTTGATGGCAACCAAGTGCTGGCTGCCATGAAAGCTTCCAGTACTCGCAACGACCAGGGTGTGCGCTACCTCAAGGAGCTGGGGTTCATTCCGGCCGACAAGGAAAGCGAGTCGGTGGCCAAGGCTATGGAGTACGCCATTGATGACTGGAGCATTGCGCAGGTAGCCAAAAAGCTGGGTCGCCAAGAGGACTATGCCACGTACAGTGCGCGTGCGAAGTACTACCAGAAATACTTCGACCCGCATACCCGCTTTATGCGCGGCCTCACTACCGATGGCAAGTTTCAGCTGCCTTTCAACCCCATTCAGTCTATTCACCGCCAGAACAATTACACGGAGGGTAATGCCTGGCAGTACACCTGGCTGGTGCCCCACGACGTGCCTGGTCTGATCAGGCTGTTCGGCAGTGACACCGCTTTCACGCAAAAGCTCGATAGCTTATTCATTGTGCAGGGAAGCCTCGGCGAAAGTGCCTCGCCCGACATATCGGGCCTGATTGGCATGTATGCCCACGGCAACGAGCCCAGTCACGCCACCGTGTATCTGTACCCTTACGCCGGGCAGCAGTGGAAAACGGCGGAGAAGGTGCGCCAGGTGTTGCGCGAGATGTACAAAGACAAGCCCGACGGCATCAGCGGCAACGAAGACTGCGGGCAGATGTCGGCCTGGTACATTCTTTCGGCTATGGGTTTCTACCCCGTAAGCCCCAGCAGTGGCGCCTACGTGCTGGGCAGCCCCATTGTAGATAAAGCCACCTTACGGCTGCCCAAGGGCAAAACCTTCGTTATTGACGTCAAACACAATGAGCCCCAGAACCAGTACATCCAGTCGGTGCGCCTAAACGGCAAGAGCTACCCCAACAGCTACCTGCTGCACCGTGATATTGTGGCGGGTGGCACGCTGGAGCTAACCATGGGCCCCCAGCCAAACCGGGAGTTTGGTACGGCCCCCGCAAACCGCCCCCGCGAGGTGTATCCGTAA
- a CDS encoding glycoside hydrolase family 125 protein, which translates to MNRRSFIQGASLLTAGVFFKQHSFASAAPAFPVVRPAADKRRFRSRAVEAAIAEFNKKVKDQELGWLFANCFPSTLDTTVTHTTLQGRPDTYVITGDIDAMWLRDSSAQVWPYLQFVNKDPALRLLIAGVINRQTRCIIKDPYANAFYGDDTKVGEWKSDLTKMQPGVHERKWEIDSLCYPIRLAYHYWKTTTDKAPFDAQWQQAIKTTLRTFQEQQRKEDLGPYKFQRQTATATDTQPMSGYGYPVRPVGLICSSFRPSDDATLYSFLIPSNFFAVVSLRQASEMMTTLAQDAATAQELTALANEVEGALRQHAVVKHPQHGDLYAYEVDGFGSHVLMDDANVPSLVSLPYLGALPVSDPVYQNTRRFLLSANNPFFFTGSAAEGIGGPHVGQDMIWPIAITTRGLTSTTDAEIRACVQSLKATHAGTGYMHESFHKNDASKFTRSWFAWANTIFGEFLWKVYQEKPQLLA; encoded by the coding sequence ATGAACCGCAGATCTTTCATTCAGGGGGCTTCCCTGCTTACCGCCGGCGTGTTTTTCAAGCAGCATTCCTTTGCCAGCGCGGCCCCGGCATTCCCGGTTGTGCGCCCGGCGGCAGACAAGCGGCGCTTTCGAAGCCGCGCGGTGGAAGCAGCCATTGCAGAATTCAACAAGAAGGTGAAAGACCAGGAGCTCGGATGGCTCTTCGCTAACTGCTTTCCTAGCACCCTGGATACCACGGTTACGCACACCACCCTGCAGGGCCGCCCCGATACCTATGTTATCACGGGCGACATTGACGCCATGTGGCTACGCGACAGCTCAGCTCAGGTGTGGCCTTACCTGCAATTTGTGAACAAAGACCCGGCGCTGCGCCTACTGATTGCGGGGGTCATTAACCGGCAAACCCGCTGCATTATCAAAGACCCCTACGCTAACGCCTTTTATGGCGACGACACCAAAGTGGGCGAGTGGAAGTCGGATCTGACGAAAATGCAGCCGGGTGTGCACGAGCGCAAATGGGAAATCGACTCCCTGTGCTACCCCATCAGACTGGCCTACCACTACTGGAAAACCACCACCGACAAGGCCCCTTTTGATGCGCAATGGCAACAAGCTATCAAAACAACCCTGCGAACGTTTCAGGAGCAGCAGCGCAAGGAGGATCTCGGCCCTTACAAGTTTCAGCGCCAGACGGCCACCGCCACGGACACTCAGCCCATGAGCGGATATGGTTACCCGGTGCGCCCCGTGGGGCTCATCTGCTCCTCCTTTCGCCCCAGCGACGACGCTACTCTCTACTCCTTTCTGATTCCCAGTAACTTTTTTGCCGTAGTGAGCCTGCGCCAGGCCAGTGAGATGATGACCACCCTGGCTCAGGATGCTGCCACCGCCCAGGAGCTAACTGCCCTAGCCAACGAAGTAGAAGGGGCCCTACGGCAGCACGCTGTGGTGAAGCACCCCCAGCATGGCGACTTATACGCCTACGAGGTAGATGGCTTCGGCAGCCACGTGCTCATGGACGATGCCAACGTACCCAGCCTTGTATCGTTGCCCTATCTGGGCGCTCTGCCCGTTTCTGACCCCGTGTACCAAAACACGCGCCGCTTCCTGCTGTCTGCCAATAATCCTTTCTTTTTTACGGGTAGCGCCGCAGAGGGTATTGGAGGGCCGCACGTGGGACAAGACATGATTTGGCCGATTGCTATTACCACCCGCGGCCTCACCAGCACCACCGACGCCGAAATCAGGGCCTGCGTGCAGAGTCTGAAGGCTACCCACGCCGGCACGGGCTACATGCACGAGTCTTTTCATAAGAACGATGCCAGCAAATTTACCCGCTCGTGGTTTGCCTGGGCTAACACCATCTTTGGCGAGTTTCTGTGGAAAGTATACCAGGAGAAACCCCAACTGCTGGCCTAG
- the abc-f gene encoding ribosomal protection-like ABC-F family protein: MISITDLDFHFGSRTLYDKASLHIKPKDKIGLIGLNGRGKSTLLRILVGEYKPDGGSISMSKDVSLGFLNQDLLSYDSHEPILIVAMQAFGEALDIQKKIDEVLLEFETNYTDDLVEKLADLQERFEALGGYTMQARTEEILEGLGFTTEELQRPLKLFSGGWRMRVMLAKILLQQPSLLLLDEPTNHLDLPSIKWIENYLAGYEGAVIIVSHDREFLDRTTNTTVEVTGGKLVPYAGNYSYYLEEKEERNAIQKGAFENQQAQIRQAERFIERFKAKASKAKQAQSRVKALDKLERIEDVAADDAKVNIKFNFTVTPGRHILRMEHVGKKYGEKIIFRDTHVHIERGDKIALIGANGKGKSTLMRLVAGSEAPTSGTHQLGHNVIMSFYAQHQLESLRIDNEILQEMVEAGSKRTEMELRTVLGSFLFTGDEVYKKIKVLSGGEKSRVALAKTLISEANFLLLDEPTNHLDMQSVNILIQALDQYEGTYIVISHDRYFVENVANKIWYIEDYQLKEYPGTYNEYEQWQEDREKNAKKAGLAAPVPAAKAAPKPEPVAQSSNGSSSKNKRELQEVETRIENLEKELAQYEAQLADPATYNNAAQLKDATLKFEQVKKELATQTKRWEELV; encoded by the coding sequence ATGATTTCCATTACTGACCTCGACTTTCATTTCGGCTCCCGTACGCTCTACGACAAAGCCAGTCTGCACATAAAGCCCAAGGACAAAATAGGCCTTATTGGCCTAAATGGCCGGGGCAAATCCACGCTGCTGCGCATTCTGGTGGGCGAGTACAAGCCCGATGGGGGCAGCATCTCCATGAGTAAGGATGTGAGCCTGGGCTTCCTGAACCAGGATTTGCTTTCCTATGACTCGCACGAGCCCATTCTGATTGTGGCCATGCAGGCTTTTGGGGAGGCGCTGGATATTCAGAAGAAGATTGACGAGGTGTTACTGGAGTTTGAAACCAACTACACCGATGACCTGGTAGAGAAGCTGGCCGATCTGCAGGAGCGCTTTGAGGCGCTGGGCGGCTACACCATGCAGGCCCGCACCGAAGAGATTCTGGAAGGCCTGGGCTTCACTACTGAGGAGCTGCAGCGCCCCCTGAAGCTGTTCTCGGGTGGCTGGCGCATGCGCGTGATGTTGGCCAAAATTCTGCTTCAGCAACCCTCGCTGCTCCTCCTCGACGAGCCCACTAACCACTTGGACTTGCCCTCCATCAAGTGGATTGAAAACTACCTGGCTGGCTACGAAGGCGCTGTTATCATTGTATCGCACGACCGGGAGTTCCTGGACCGCACTACTAACACGACGGTAGAGGTAACTGGCGGCAAGCTGGTGCCCTACGCGGGTAACTACAGCTACTACCTTGAAGAGAAGGAGGAGCGCAATGCCATTCAGAAAGGGGCATTTGAGAACCAGCAGGCCCAGATCAGACAGGCTGAGCGTTTCATTGAGCGTTTTAAGGCCAAGGCATCTAAAGCCAAGCAGGCCCAAAGCCGCGTGAAGGCCTTGGATAAACTGGAGCGCATCGAAGACGTAGCCGCCGACGACGCGAAAGTGAACATCAAGTTCAATTTCACCGTGACGCCGGGCCGCCACATTCTGCGCATGGAGCACGTGGGCAAAAAGTATGGCGAGAAAATTATCTTCCGCGACACACACGTGCACATTGAGCGTGGCGACAAAATTGCCCTCATCGGGGCTAACGGTAAGGGTAAGTCTACGCTGATGCGGTTGGTGGCTGGCTCAGAGGCACCTACTTCAGGCACCCACCAGCTAGGCCACAACGTAATTATGTCGTTCTACGCCCAGCACCAGCTGGAAAGCCTGCGCATCGATAACGAGATTCTGCAGGAGATGGTGGAAGCCGGCTCTAAGCGCACCGAGATGGAGCTGCGCACGGTTCTGGGCTCTTTCCTGTTCACTGGCGACGAGGTATACAAGAAAATCAAGGTGCTTTCTGGGGGGGAGAAAAGCCGCGTGGCTCTAGCCAAAACGCTGATTTCGGAAGCCAACTTCCTGCTCCTCGACGAACCGACCAACCACCTGGATATGCAGTCGGTGAACATCCTGATTCAGGCCCTGGATCAGTATGAAGGCACGTACATTGTGATCAGTCACGACCGCTATTTCGTGGAGAATGTGGCCAATAAGATCTGGTACATTGAAGATTACCAGCTGAAGGAGTATCCTGGCACCTATAATGAGTATGAGCAGTGGCAGGAAGACCGGGAGAAAAATGCCAAGAAAGCTGGCCTAGCCGCACCCGTACCGGCTGCCAAAGCAGCGCCTAAGCCTGAGCCTGTGGCGCAGAGCAGCAACGGTAGCTCTTCTAAAAACAAACGGGAGCTGCAGGAAGTGGAAACGCGCATTGAGAACCTGGAGAAGGAGCTGGCCCAATATGAGGCTCAGCTCGCTGACCCGGCCACTTATAACAATGCCGCTCAGCTTAAAGACGCCACACTGAAATTTGAGCAGGTGAAGAAGGAGCTGGCCACCCAAACCAAGCGTTGGGAAGAGCTGGTATAA